A genomic region of Oryza glaberrima chromosome 1, OglaRS2, whole genome shotgun sequence contains the following coding sequences:
- the LOC127770155 gene encoding E3 ubiquitin-protein ligase listerin, which yields MGKHKGRAASSGLAASLLPHAQGAVPIVGFGGYHGASRVEPAAPSSSTDPDASILLPPDVDSEVLQHLRRLGRKDPTTKLKALSTLSMLFAQKPGQEVVQIVPQWAFEYKRLLLDYNREVRRATHDTMSSLVKTVKKGLAPHLKALMGPWWFSQFDPALEVAQAARHSFEAAFPQSDKRLDALMLCVKETFLHLNENLKLTTQALSDKATPMDELEDMHQRVISSSLLAMATLIDILLGVKLQNCVRDNSSSENTSLSKVLSGTLSSAESAFSMNKYFLDFLKSKSAIIRSATYSLLASYIKHVSHVFNEEAMKVLSPALLGAFNEKDPSCHSSMWDAFLAFSRRFPEAWSYCNIHKVVFSRFWHFLQNGCYGSKQASYPLLVQFLESIPSKAVTTEQFVFDFLHNLWAGRNQRQLSAADSLAFFTTFKQSFLWLLKVLPRHSGGGSSDDIPIKLITYFLAKVVWHDYLPIPSSKNQDISLSGLSDEAISGDCQLSHKESLLASSTRYPTYYLQDLGKCIIEILDEISAMENHLLNIACETLLKDCLDIIHQRESLPNFQYHVEQVVSFFISLDQLIVQKGKTWPLESLARPLIEQSVPAIKSMDTPIVVKLLSVLVEIFRPVPLFLKNSQKESEESVQGYLDVFNGDFVPWCLDRKYSTCSSKIDLLLSLIIDECFFDQWCTIIKYTSAKQKHPVDNKNSHVDDQFELLTLILQKVRERIAGGKLRNLQKNGSLPEHWRHDLLDSAAESVFCDLPATDSHVHYVCAALGGSDQDDQICFLSADTVHKMLGSILKCLTSVLMTSTFEWARFAYVVLLPTEPKDSKVIGAQSFSSNIKMAHFAFKVLEGSLFALRRLEEDSLFPSVLAALFIIEWEYSMALTLDEEHDLKGYKEDIDVGSSACNSSDDHLDEGIHLKANLAESIHTFCQSLSPSFWSDLHPFTLNNLLNILAQSVRCALFQTLELPTESTSVLCSEWMVNMLKLISLDHTKLQSFFYLLLSEGEYWPLWVKPSLQNENAPVKIKFEPVITNETGLKHHQFVAFVDKLVLNLGFGEVILGVPGNTCYNTSQSIDTTSTVPSLSRAWVAAEILCTWKWKGGSVFSTFLPSMIQHLKMESCAEVSILSILLDTLLEGAFHECNQWVLFNAWHISDNEIEKIQDHFLRALVALLFSINSINECIWRESEALVFFEKLLSNLFIGSTVNRKCVKTLPFVMSTIIKPLSGKLKLNEASCYTDLVGQNILSWLDVAISCLSSSPREVLQQDIVDWMQVVLSCFPLNITCGTQKLEVKIEREISDTERSLLLTLFQKYKIFSAIEAPSLSTSGTTLSTMVELLGVKLIAVMVGYCWTELQENDLHFVFHTVQKWIESAVLLVEEMTDAINDAVINKKSNEDTLEKLKLVVSSIDELTLSFGEFALVTLCHLNHLVDIQETENFQSLQIIKSGYFADRNNNMMESMLRLFLASGVSEAIAKSSCEEASSIIASSRVAYMHFWELVASFVIYASPQTRRCALESMELWGLAKGSVSGLYSILFSSQPISHLQFAAYSLLLSEPLCQFSLIKECSLGSNRPLTQESCMGQSIELMPDSEKTLDLREELSSLIEMPTSELLQTDLLAHDRVDAFIAWSLLLSHLQLLPPASITRERVLQYIQDKISPCILDCIFQHIPLRTGAPCGKKKDAELMPEAEVAAQASKNAIITCSLLPCIESLWPVGTWQMASLAGGLYGMMIRLLPSYVRTWFTSLRDRSLSSSIESFTRAWCSPPLLLDEFSQVKDSLYADDNFSVSVNRSAYEIVATYKKEETGIDLVIRLPSCYPLRHVDVECTRSLGISEVKCRKWLLSLTAFVRNQNGAIAEAIHTWKSNFDKEFEGVEECPICYSILHTSNHSLPRLACKTCRHKFHGACLYKWFSTSNKSTCPLCQTPF from the exons GCATTCGAGTACAAGAGGCTGCTGCTTGACTATAACAGAGAAGTTCGTCGTGCTACTCACGATACCATGTCTAGCCTCGTCAAAACTGTCAA GAAGGGTCTTGCTCCGCATCTTAAGGCTTTGATGGGTCCTTGGTGGTTTTCTCAGTTTGACCCTGCTCTTGAGGTTGCACAGGCTGCTCGGCATTCGTTTGAG GCTGCCTTCCCACAATCAGATAAAAGGTTGGATGCTTTAATGTTATGTGTGAAGGAAACATTTCTTCACTTGAACGAGAATTTGAAGTTAACAACACAAGCATTGTCTGACAAGGCTACACCAATGGATGAACTAGAAGATATGCACCAGAGG GTAATATCATCATCATTGTTAGCAATGGCAACTCTGATTGACATTTTGCTAGGTGTAAAATTACAAAATTGTGTCCGTGACAATTCCAGTTCTGAAAATACGAGTCTTTCAAAAGTTCTATCTGGCACATTGTCTTCTGCTGAATCTGCATTTTCTATGAATAAATATTTTCTTGATTTCCTCAAGTCAAAAAGTGCGATTATACGGTCTGCCACATACTCACTGCTTGCAAGTTATATCAAACATGTTTCTCATGTTTTCAATGAAGAAGCCATGAAGGTACTATCTCCTGCTTTACTTGGTGCCTTCAATGAAAAGGACCCATCATGTCACTCCTCTATGTGGGATGCATTTCTTGCTTTCTCTAGAAGGTTTCCAGAGGCTTGGTCATATTGCAACATTCACAAGGTTGTTTTCAGCCGGTTTTGGCACTTTCTACAAAATGGATGCTATGGATCCAAGCAAGCCTCATACCCTCTCCTGGTTCAGTTTTTGGAGTCTATACCATCTAAAGCTGTAACTACAGAGCAATTTGTTTTTGActtcttacataatctctgggcTGGAAGAAACCAGAGGCAATTATCAGCTGCTGACAGTTTGGCATTCTTTACTACCTTTAAACAGAGTTTCTTGTGGCTTCTAAAAGTTCTACCGAG ACATTCTGGAGGAGGTTCTTCGGATGATATTCCTATCAAGCTCATAACTTACTTTCTTGCAAAAGTTGTTTGGCATGATTACCTTCCAATACCATCTTCCAAAAACCAGGATATTAGTTTGAGTGGATTGTCTGATGAAGCAATCAGTGGTGATTGTCAGTTATCTCATAAGGAGTCACTGTTGGCATCAAGCACACGCTACCCAACTTATTATCTTCAGGATTTGGGGAAATGCATCATTGAAATATTGGATGAGATTTCAGCTATGGAAAATCATTtgttaaatattgcttgtgagACTCTATTGAAGGACTGTTTGGATATAATCCATCAAAGGGAGAGTTTGCCAAATTTTCAGTATCATGTGGAACAAGTTGTGTCCTTTTTTATTTCGTTGGATCAGCTCATTGTACAGAAAGGTAAAACATGGCCATTGGAAAGCTTAGCAAGACCACTGATTGAACAATCTGTGCCAGCTATCAAGTCTATG GACACTCCAATTGTTGTTAAACTTCTATCAGTTTTGGTTGAAATATTCAGGCCTGTCCCTTTGTTCTTGAAGAATTCACAGAAAGAGAGTGAGGAATCTGTCCAAGGTTATCTGGATGTGTTCAATGGTGACTTTGTCCCCTGGTGTTTGGATAGGAAATATAGTACTTGTAGCTCAAAGATCGATCTGTTGCTCTCTTTAATTATAGATGAGTGCTTCTTTGACCAGTGGTGTACGATCATTAAATATACTAGTGCTAAGCAAAAGCACCCTGTTGATAATAAGAACTCACACGTTGATGACCAATTTGAATTGCTGACACTTATACTTCAAAAGGTGAGAGAAAGAATTGCTGGGGGCAAGTTGAGAAATTTGCAGAAAAATGGCTCTCTACCAGAACATTGGCGGCATGACCTATTAGATTCTGCTGCAGAATCTGTCTTCTGTGATTTGCCTGCTACAGATTCCCATGTCCATTATGTATG TGCTGCACTTGGTGGCTCAGATCAAGATGACcaaatttgttttctttctgcTGATACTGTCCACAAAATGCTCGGGTCCATTTTGAAGTGTTTGACATCAGTACTCATGACATCAACTTTTGAGTGGGCAAGGTTTGCTTATGTGGTGTTATTGCCTACTGAACCAAAGGACTCGAAGGTTATAGGAGCACAATCCTTTTCATCAAACATTAAGATGGCTCATTTTGCTTTCAAAGTTCTTGAGGGTAGCTTATTTGCCCTGAGAAGACTAGAGGAAGATTCTTTATTTCCTTCTGTTCTGGCAGCTCTGTTTATCATTGAATGGGAATATAGCATGGCCTTAACACTCGATGAAGAACATGACTTGAAAGGTTATAAAGAAGATATTGATGTTGGGTCTTCTGCATGCAACAGTTCAGATGATCATTTGGATGAGGGAATACATTTGAAAGCTAACCTTGCAGAGAGTATACATACCTTTTGCCAAAGCTTAAGTCCATCCTTTTGGAGTGATCTTCATCCATTCACCTTGAATAATTTGTTAAATATTTTAGCTCAATCTGTCAGGTGTGCTTTATTTCAGACACTAGAGTTGCCAACTGAGAGCACATCAGTCTTATGCTCAGAGTGGATGGTGAACATGTTGAAGCTCATCTCTCTTGATCACACAAAATTgcagagttttttttatcttcttttatcTGAGGGAGAATATTGGCCACTCTGGGTGAAACCATCTTTACAAAATGAGAATGCACCAGTGAAGATCAAATTTGAGCCAGTTATTACAAATGAAACG GGACTGAAACACCATCAATTTGTTGCTTTTGTTGACAAGCTTGTTCTTAACCTTGGCTTTGGTGAAGTGATCTTAGGTGTTCCAGGAAATACATGTTACAACACATCACAATCAATTGATACTACTTCAACTGTTCCTTCATTGTCTAGAGCATGGGTTGCTGCTGAGATTCTTTGCACTTGGAAATGGAAAGGGGGGAGTGTATTCAGCACATTCTTGCCTTCTATGATTCAGCACTTGAAAATGGAATCATGTGCAGAGGTCAGCATATTGTCCATATTGCTTGACACATTGTTGGAAGGAGCTTTTCATGAGTGTAACCAGTGGGTACTGTTCAATGCTTGGCATATTTCTGACAATGAGATTGAGAAAATTCAAGATCATTTTCTACGTGCTCTTGTGGCTTTGCTATTTAGTATCAATAGCATCAATGAGTGTATTTGGAGAGAATCCGAGGCACTTGTATTTTTTGAGAAACTACTGAGCAATCTTTTTATTGGTTCCACAGTAAATAGAAAATGTGTAAAGACTCTTCCCTTTGTCATGAGTACAATCATCAAACCATTGTCAGGCAAACTGAAATTAAATGAAGCTTCTTGTTACACTGATTTGGTGGGGCAAAACATACTGAGTTGGCTTGATGTAGCCATCTCTTGCCTATCATCCAGCCCGAGGGAAGTACTTCAACAAG ACATTGTTGATTGGATGCAAGTGGTGTTGTCTTGCTTCCCGTTGAATATAACATGTGGAACCCAGAAACTAGAAGTTAAGATTGAACGAGAGATCAGTGATACAGAAAGATCATTATTGCTGACTCTTTTTCAGAAGTACAAGATTTTCTCTGCCATTGAAGCTCCGTCGCTGTCCACCAGTGGAACTACCCTGTCAACAATGGTTGAACTATTGGGGGTGAAACTGATAGCAGTTATGGTTGGCTATTGCTGGACAGAACTTCAGGAAAATGATTTGCATTTTGTTTTTCATACAGTACAGAAGTGGATTGAATCAGCTGTTTTGCTCGTGGAAGAAATGACAGATGCCATCAATGATGCTGTAATAAACAAGAAATCAAATGAAGATACTTTGGAGAAGCTTAAATTAGTGGTTAGCTCTATAGATGAGTTAACTTTAAGCTTCGGTGAATTCGCTTTGGTTACACTGTGTCACCTCAACCATCTCGTGGATATCCAAGAAACGGAGAACTTCCAGAGTTTGCAAATTATTAAATCAGGGTATTTTGCTGATAGAAATAACAATATGATGGAAAGTATGCTTCGTTTGTTCTTGGCTTCTGGTGTTTCAGAGGCAATTGCAAAGTCTTCTTGTGAAGAGGCTTCATCCATCATAGCTTCCAGTCGCGTTGCTTATATGCATTTCTGGGAACTTGTGGCATCATTTGTCATTTATGCTTCACCACAGACTAGAAGATGTGCACTGGAGTCGATGGAACTGTGGGGGCTCGCGAAGGGCTCAGTCAGTGGGCTATATTCAATTTTGTTCTCTTCACAGCCAATCTCTCATCTGCAGTTTGCTGCTTATTCTCTACTTCTTTCTGAACCCCTCTGTCAATTTTCACTAATAAAGGAGTGTTCTCTGGGATCAAATAGACCACTGACTCAGGAATCTTGCATGGGACAAAGTATTGAGTTGATGCCAGATTCAGAGAAGACACTAGATCTGAGAGAAGAACTCTCATCGTTAATTGAGATGCCTACTTCTGAACTTCTCCAGACAGATCTGTTAGCCCATGATAGG GTTGATGCCTTCATTGCCTGGTCATTGTTGTTGTCCCACCTGCAATTACTACCACCAGCTTCCATTACTAGGGAAAGGGTACTTCAATATATACAAGATAAGATTAGTCCATGTATATTGGATTGCATTTTCCAGCATATTCCTTTAAGGACTGGTGCACCTTGTGGAAAGAAAAAAGATGCTGAACTCATGCCTGAAGCAGAAGTTGCTGCGCAAGCTTCTAAGAATGCCATAATTACATGTTCACTGCTCCCATGCATTGAATCCCTTTGGCCAGTTGGGACATGGCAAATGGCCTCACTTGCAGGGGGACTGTATGGGATGATGATTAGGCTGTTGCCTTCCTATGTGCGTACATGGTTTACTAGTTTAAGAGATCGTTCATTGTCATCCTCAATCGAGTCCTTCACTAGAGCATGGTGCAGTCCTCCTCTTCTACTTGATGAATTTTCTCAG GTCAAGGACTCTCTGTATGCTGATGATAATTTCTCAGTTAGTGTTAACCGCTCGGCGTACGAAATTGTTGCTACATACAAGAAGGAGGAGACAGGAATTGATCTTGTCATACGCCTCCCGAGCTGTTACCCTCTGCGCCATGTGGATGTTGAATGTACCAGAAGTTTGGGCATCAGTGAAGTGAAGTGCAGAAAATGGTTGCTTTCTCTCACGGCATTCGTACGCAACCAG AACGGCGCAATAGCAGAGGCGATCCACACTTGGAAAAGCAATTTTGACAAGGAGTTTGAGGGTGTGGAGGAATGCCCAATCTGTTACAGCATTCTGCACACGAGCAACCACAGCCTTCCCCGGCTGGCTTGCAAGACGTGCAGGCATAAGTTTCATGGTGCTTGCCTCTACAAGTGGTTCTCAACATCCAACAAATCAACGTGTCCCTTGTGCCAAACTCCTTTCTAG